CCTTTCCAGCTTCCCTGATTAACTCCTTTAGAATCAAAAATTTTAATGAGTTCAAGTAATTGTTCTTTGGCACTTATTCTATTATCAGTCCAAATCTTTATCACAAGTTCTGTACTCATATCATCCTTACTTTCTAGATAAATTTGTTCTGTTTTTATTACAACTATCTACTTTGTGTTGTAGTTCTCACATGAACAGGCTTACCGTTGATTAAATAGGGTTGTCCATTTAAATGCAAAGTGCCATTTCGTATAGTAAAGCCAGGGGTTCGTATTTGTTCAGCAACAACAAGCTCATACCTAACTACTTGCTCTCGACCAAGTGCATTAGCTGAGTACTCTAATTGTTCGAGTCCGTGTAGAATTTCAGTTCCTTTAGATTCTATAAGTACATATCTTCCCTGCCGAGTAATGCCTACAACATCGGCTGATAACTCAGTACCTGGTGCAACATCTGGATTTATTAGTGTATCAGCCTCCCTCCCCATATATACTCGTTCAACATTAGTCATGTTAGCAGCCCGCTCTGCTGCATAAGCTTCTCGTGCTGCGTGTTCAGCTACTGTTGCTTCAGGCTCACCAACAATTTTCTCAACGTTATTGATGTGCTTACGGTTAAGCCTAAAGGTGCCATCTTTACGTTCAGAAACCAGCCGGGAAACTTCCTCAGGGGGTAACTCAGTTGTTCTAGGAGGGCGATTGTCTGATGCTTTGTTGCCTGGAGGCTCTTCTCCAGGTGGACGAACTGGTGGCTCTTCTCCAGGTGGACGAACTGGTGGCTCTTCTCCGGGCGGACGAACTGGAGGTTCTTCTCCGGGTACTCGTCCACGAGCTAAACGGAATAACTTACTTAGTACTCCTACAAGCAACATATTTGCCACAAGGTTTTTATCCAAGGGCTGCCCAGTAAAATAATTAGTAACGACTGTGAAGACTCCAGCTGTAATTGATAAGGCAATGAGTCCAGCGCCCAGTACTTCTGCCACAGCTAAACCAGCACCAAAGAGCGCACCAATCAAAAAGCTGGTACCGACATTTTCGCTCCAGCGTGACCAGTCAAGATTGCCTGAAAAAAGATTGCTAAAACTGTGGTTTGTGATGTTGCTAACAATTGTTCCTGCGACGGCGGCTATTCCTCCTGCAAGTGCCATTCCAGCAATTAATAGTGCAAGGGAAGCTCCTCCAGTAAAAGGAGCAGCCGCAACTGCCGCGATCACAACTAAAGCAAGTGCTACCCCAACCAATAGTCCAACCCAAAATCCGGGATCTGAAAGCATATCCCATAAGTCAGAAAGCTGATCTCCAATCCAACCAAGGGGATCGTCTAGCAAGCTATGCCTTGCCCTTTCTTCTGCTCTATGTTGTCCTCGATCGACTCGCTCTGGTAGGCTTTCTCTTGGCTCGCGAGCCTGTTCTTCCGCAGAGGTAACCTGCTCATCCAGAGCAATCTGATATTGTTCTGAACCTTGTCCAAACCCACTCTCAATTTGACCGATTTGTCCTTCCAGGCTAGTGGCTACCTGGCCAACCATACTGCTACCCGCTGTATTTACTTGGTTAACGGTAGTGCCAAGCTGACCAGAAATTGTACCGACTTGCTGAGTTACCTGCCCTCGTGCCTGACCCAAGAAGGTTTGAATTTGTCCAGAGGCATGGGTAGAGATGGCGTTAATCGCGTTTATTACTTCTGTTCCCGCTTGAGTGAGGGCACTGTCTGCTTGCTGGAAGGCTCCATCGGTGGTGGCTATTAGATTGTCATAAGCACCGTTAACCTGACCGACAATTTCTCCTGAGACTTCGGTAGCAAGCTCAGGGTCAATATCCATTCCAGCAAGCTGTTGATTGAATTGAGCCAGATGCTCGTCACCCGAAGCGATCGCCTGTTGTCCTTGTTGCTGGAATGTAGTAATTGCTTGTTGTCCAGCCCGATCGATCTCTTGACTTTTCTGGGCTATCTGGGTTTGAAGCTGGTTCTGGATCGTTTGTTCTAACGAGGCTAGTTGAGTGGTCAACTGAGTACCAAGATTGCCTAGCGCCTGACTGCCTTGAGTCACTGCCTGTTGAATGCCAGTGGTCGTCTGCTGATTAGCAGTGGTTAACTGGTTCACAACTTCAGCCTGCCCAGCCCCCACTTGCCGTGCCGCTTCCTGTCCTTGTTCCCTAAAGCCACGAGCCGCTTCTGGCCCTGTCGATCGCAGATCCCTCATCGCATCAGACACACCACTTGTAATGCTGGTTGCCGTATCTGAGGCAATTTCGTTTGCTGCTCTGGCTTTTGCTTCGGCAATCTCTGGAGTACTGCCACGTACTCGTGCTTTCTCCTGACCAATGGCTCGTGCTTCTTGTGCCATTCCTTGAATGCGAGTTTGCACCTGTTCGGCAGACTCATCGGCAGTTTGCAACGAGCGTTCCGCGTAGGTATTTCCAAGGGTTTGAGCACGTTCTTGTCCAGAGGAAAAGGTTGTTGCTACTTGCTCCAGAGTCGTAGCATGACCCTGTTGTAAGGTTGCTAAGTGTGAAGAAGCGTTGGTTTGAAGTTGAGCCTGAGCAGAGGTAACGATCTCTCCGACTTGAACGCGGGCATTAGCAAAGAGAGCTTGAATTGCACTGGATTGACGTTCACCTGCCGCTAGGAGTGCTGCTTGTTGCTGTTGGATACTGGTGGCGATCGCTTCAGTACCTTGAGTAATGCGATCGGTAAATCGCTGTCGCGCACTATTGGCTGCTGTAGCAACCTGTTCGAGTAAGGCTTGGGTAGTTTGCGATCGCGCTGTTGGTGTTGGCAATTCAGGAGATGGCGGGCGGGAATTTGCTGCTATTGGTTCTCCAGAATTTCCTTCCTTACTAGCAGATGTGGGCGATCCTTGTTTGCGATCGGACTGCATCGATGCAGTCCCAGAAACTCCTGTTGATTTGGCTTGAGGTGAGGAATTTCCCTGTTTCGGATGAGAGGTCTGTGAGTGGGTCGATTGACCTTTCTGATGGCTGTTAGTTGGAGAAGTAGGGGAGTTCTCAGAATTTCTATCAGTTGCTTGGGTTGGTGCTGATGTCTTTGCAAATGGGGATGTTGTCTTGTTTCTATCCCTCTCGGTTCCTACTTCAGAGGTTTCGGATGTAGAAGAGGGAGATTGCTGCCCTGTTCCTGTGGAAATTGATTTTCCTGACTGTTCGTTTTTATCAGTAACTTGAGTTCCTTGGGTTGTTTCTGCTTCAGTTTCAGACTGACTTTCACTGTCTGGAGCAGTTCCATTTTGACCAGAGGGGATCTCTTCCTGAGAAGCTGATGATACATCGCGATCTGAACCTAACCTTCCCAGAATTCTACTGAACGTTTGCTGCTGCTGTGGTGAAAGTTGCGTTTGAACCTGTGCGACAACGGCTTGACGAATCGATGGAGCTAAACGTGCTAGCATTGCGATCGCCCGCCCCGATCGATCTTGAGGATCTGCGCTCAAACTCTCAACAATTTGCCTAGCAATAGCCTCGACATTCGATGAGTCTGTTTCAAACTGAGAGGGGCTTTGTTGTCTATCCGTAGAAACAGCAGAACTCCCATCAATCTTACGCTGTAACGCACCACCCTGCTGTACGGTATGCGTCAACTCATGGGCTGTCAACTCATCTTTACCTGGTGATTTCCCCGCTCCGTAGTAAATATCGCTACTATGAGCAAATGCTTGCGCTCCCAAATCCTTATTCATTTGGACGGCAGTGGAGTCGGTATGCACCCGTACTGAGCTAAAATCAGCACCAAAGCGGGGTTCCATGAACGATCGCACTTCATCCGGTAACGGACTACCTCCCCCCTTGCTATTGGACAGGCGGCTTTCTATGTTGGGAGAAGCTTGGGAACTGCCATTTTGCGATCGTTGCAGTCCCGGTTTCATCTGCAATTCTTCTGAATTTTCTGCTGTCTGACGCTGCACCAACCGAGAGATAGAATTAGCCAGAGGAGAAGTCTGAACTTCCTCTTTTTGTTCATCAGTTTGGCTATCAGTTTGTCGCTGGATAGCTGAGTCTGGCGTAGACATCACTTTCGCCGCCATACTGTCAGCTTCTTGTTCGTATTTATCACCAGGTTTGCCAACAGTTAGTTTAGTTTGAATAGACTTTAACGCTATATCTTCTTGTGGTTTTTCTTCTGAGGAATCACGATCTGATTCTTCTTTTAACTGAACTTCTTGATTTTCAATTTTTCCTTCTTCTATTGGCGAAGAGAGATCTGATTCTTCTTTTAACTGAACTTCTTGATTATTCTCATCTTCTCCTTCCCCTGGTGCAGAAGCAGCATTAAATTTTTCTGGCGATGCGAGGTCTTGATTGTTTGCATCTTCTTCTTCCTGACGCTGAATTCCTGTCTGGTCTATATTTGCTGCTGGCGTAGGAGCAAATATAGGCATATTCATTAAATTAAAACTAGGACGGGCAATGTTTGGGGGTGAATCTGCCGAGATAGTTGTTGTACTGGTGGTTGGCTGATATCTCTCGTCAGTAAAAGGTCGTTCTTGAAATTGGGGTGACGGAGCCATTTGAGATGGCGCGGATGCGTTTTTTTGAACTTGTAATTTTTCGCTCATAGCTGATATTCTCCCGACTCCGCCTAGCTCAATTGATTACCAATTCACCTAATGTTTTTAACCCTTTTTCATTCAATTAAATTTTTCCAGTTTAGATAATTTAATTTTATCTATTTTTGTTGAAAAATCTTGCTCTTTTTAATCCATTATATAACTTACGTTCCCAACCCGTTTTTTTACGTAAGTGCTAAATTATTACAACATTGTTTCATCCTTGATTATTTTTTAAACCCGTAGTTAAAGAAATTTGGTAATTTAAAAAGGCACTACTTTAGTAGGCGTAACAATCGTCACGCTACCCGCACTTAGGGTGATGGCGCTAGCGGTAATAGTGATGGCACCACCGGCGGTGATATTAATGGTAGCGCCGGCAGTGAAAGTAACTGCGCCACCAGCAGTGAGGCTAGCGGTACCACCCGCTGTCAAACCGAGGTTGGCGGTGGCGGTGGTGTTGATGGATGGAGCTTTGGAATTGATCGATGTGGTGGCGGTGGTATCGATTAATGGAGCTTTGGAATTGATCGATGCGATCGCATTTTGATCGATTTTACCCGTCGAACTTAGGCTAATACTACCATCGCGATCGTCCAAGCGTATTTTGTGACCGCCTGTTGTTTCAATTTCTACCATTTTTTCGCTGTCATTTATCCGTAATTGATGACCTTTGGAAGTTTCGATATAAGCACCTGCTTTGCTACTACCTTTGTCTTCTTCTACGAACTGAATTTTATGCCCAGTTCTCGTTTTAAATGTCCGCAATCGTACTTTCCCATCTTGCACGTTATCTTCGACGGTATTGGGCGGTGCATCTTTGCCGTTCCAGACAATTCCGATGATATAAGGACGATGGATATCGCCGTGTTCAAAAGCTACTAAAACTTCGTCATTGATTTCTGGCAAACAATCAAATCCCCGTTGATTTCCCGCACCAATAGTTACTACTCTCGCCCAATTGCTAGCGTGTTCTTCTGTCAGGGTGGGAAACTTTACTTTCACTCTTCCCATTCCTTTAGGGTCTTCATTATCGGTAACAATTCCTACTAATAAAGTTTGACCTGGTTGGAGGTTTTTTTGAGGAGAAAGGGTAGTTAAAATGTCGCCTCCCCGCAAACCGCGCACGCTGAATTCGGTAGTATAAACTCTTTCTTGATATGAGTGACGGGTTTCAGTAATATAGTATTTTCCGCTATGCTGTCCCATATCTTCGAGTTTGACCACTCTTCCTACTCTAATTTGGGTATTTCCCTCCGCTTTGGCATCGGCATAGATAAATTGTCCGCCCAATTCGTCACATAAAGCTTGCGCCATTATATCGGCTTCTTTAGGAGTAAAAACGGGTTTATCTACTAAAATCATTTTCGGTGTAGGTGGCTTGCCGTTAAATTTGTTGCTGGTAGCGCTGCCTTTGCCGTTTTGAGTTTCCGTAATTACTTTTTCTTGGTTTTTAGTAGATAAAATCGGCCTTTTTTCGGTATAGTCCCAACCTCTAACTTCTACTTCTTTTACTTGTTCAGCGCTGCTAACTCGCACGCGGAAACTATGCAAATCTTTTAACCATTTCAAAGTTAAATCTTGGTCGGCTTTCGGTTTGCGAAAATTCAGTTTACCATCTTGAATAAATAGCTCAAATCCTATCCGGGCTGCCCGTTGCCGGAAGAATTCCATATTAGTTTGATTTTCTTGAAAAACGTAGTCGTGAGCAACTCCACTAGCATCAATCGTACCGAGTTTTATCCCTACTTCATTAGCAATTTTTTTGATGATATCGCTATCGGTCATATTTTGAAAAGAACGGTTGTAGCGTCCGCGATGCAAGCGATGACCGACATCGTAACCCCTGACTATCACTGGTGCTTGGGATTTTTCGCTGAAAAAAGTTTCGATGGCGGTGATTTCAGCTTCAATAATTTGATTTTCATTTTTTTGTCCGTAATCTTGAGATTCGGTGGTACTGCCAGAAAACCCAATTTTCACTGGTTTGCCAATTTGTAATAAATCTTGGTATCGCCACTTCTTATCTTCCGCACGACCGGGAAAATAATCATTTTGAATTACCAGGGTAAACATGGCTGGTAAATGGAGACTTTCTTCAACAAAAATTTGAATAATATCCTCCATTAAATTAGACGGTGCTGGTTGACCATCTATTTCTAAAAGCGGTAGTGCGCGGTAATGAACTGCATTCATATTTACCTATGACGAGCAAATTAATGTTTTTCAATTTAGGTACGATTTCTGGTTGCCGCTCTGCGATTGGCAAAACTATCTCTTCCTTGGCGTTGTTGTGTTTGGGGACTTTGAGCAGCTACAGAACTATTAGGTTCTGGTTCGTCTGCTTCTTTCAGCGTCAGGCTATCTATGATGGCACGTACTGGCATCCCGTTGGGTAAAAACATGGTGAGTTTGTAGTTGAGTTTTTCGATAAAGCAACGTCGCAAATAGATTCGGCTACCCCAACTAAATCTATAGATAGGAGGACGTTCTTTTCCCGATACGAATTCGACGGCTTTACGGAATGGTTCGATGTATTTGCTAACAACATCTGTTCCTTCTTCGTAAGTGTCGAATAAAATTTTAGTGATGGTAATTTTATAAGCTTTGGTATGGGAAAAGCTGACTTTTGGCTGTCCTCTATTTTGGGTACGAGCTCCCGGACTTTCGGCTGTTTCTACTACTCCCTCGAAAGTTAATTCGGTGGGGTTGAACATGAATTCGATTGGTGGGACGCCATCTTCTGAGGTCAATCTTGCTTTGACGAGATTGCCTGATTTGTCGGTGATTGGTGCATTTTTAGGGATTGGCATATTTCCTCCTCGCTTGTATTTGAACTTACGAATTTAATCGACCTAAATAGTAATTTCCCTGTCGTTCTCGGTCTATTTCTAATCGCTGTCTGATTAAATGATAAATTTCTTGGCTGAGTATAATTAATTTCGGTTCTATGGGGGAAATTTCCCCGGTATCATCCGGTGAACGCTGTCCGATTGTTTGTCTTTGGGGTGATGATTTTACTCTGGCGGAAGTTCCTTTTAGGGATGTAATATTACTTAACCAGATTGGATAACCTACGCAGTTTTTTCCTTGTCTTTCTAGGTCTACTTCTAATCGTTGTCTGATTAAAGTGTAAACTTTTTGAGCGAGAATTTCTAATTGTTCTTCTTTGATGGCGGATAATTTACTAGAACTATTTACGGTTAGTTGTTGGGATGTTTCTTCGCTATCTGCGGTGGGAGGTATGACGGATGATTCGGCAGAATTTGGTTGAGAAATATGGGGAGAGGTGAGAGAGTAGGAATCAGCAGGCGCAACCAGGGATAATGGCGCAAAATCGTCTTCTTCTGGTAGGGTGCTGTCTGGTGCAGTGGTGTTATTTTTTCCTAATAATTCTTCAATGCTAGACCAGAAATTTGGGGTATTTGCATCGAAATCATCGGAAGTTGATTGATTTGTGTTGGCTGGTTCGTCAAATCCGATCGATTTGGGGT
The Leptolyngbyaceae cyanobacterium DNA segment above includes these coding regions:
- a CDS encoding VgrG-related protein, producing the protein MNAVHYRALPLLEIDGQPAPSNLMEDIIQIFVEESLHLPAMFTLVIQNDYFPGRAEDKKWRYQDLLQIGKPVKIGFSGSTTESQDYGQKNENQIIEAEITAIETFFSEKSQAPVIVRGYDVGHRLHRGRYNRSFQNMTDSDIIKKIANEVGIKLGTIDASGVAHDYVFQENQTNMEFFRQRAARIGFELFIQDGKLNFRKPKADQDLTLKWLKDLHSFRVRVSSAEQVKEVEVRGWDYTEKRPILSTKNQEKVITETQNGKGSATSNKFNGKPPTPKMILVDKPVFTPKEADIMAQALCDELGGQFIYADAKAEGNTQIRVGRVVKLEDMGQHSGKYYITETRHSYQERVYTTEFSVRGLRGGDILTTLSPQKNLQPGQTLLVGIVTDNEDPKGMGRVKVKFPTLTEEHASNWARVVTIGAGNQRGFDCLPEINDEVLVAFEHGDIHRPYIIGIVWNGKDAPPNTVEDNVQDGKVRLRTFKTRTGHKIQFVEEDKGSSKAGAYIETSKGHQLRINDSEKMVEIETTGGHKIRLDDRDGSISLSSTGKIDQNAIASINSKAPLIDTTATTSINSKAPSINTTATANLGLTAGGTASLTAGGAVTFTAGATINITAGGAITITASAITLSAGSVTIVTPTKVVPF
- a CDS encoding DUF4157 domain-containing protein, coding for MSEKLQVQKNASAPSQMAPSPQFQERPFTDERYQPTTSTTTISADSPPNIARPSFNLMNMPIFAPTPAANIDQTGIQRQEEEDANNQDLASPEKFNAASAPGEGEDENNQEVQLKEESDLSSPIEEGKIENQEVQLKEESDRDSSEEKPQEDIALKSIQTKLTVGKPGDKYEQEADSMAAKVMSTPDSAIQRQTDSQTDEQKEEVQTSPLANSISRLVQRQTAENSEELQMKPGLQRSQNGSSQASPNIESRLSNSKGGGSPLPDEVRSFMEPRFGADFSSVRVHTDSTAVQMNKDLGAQAFAHSSDIYYGAGKSPGKDELTAHELTHTVQQGGALQRKIDGSSAVSTDRQQSPSQFETDSSNVEAIARQIVESLSADPQDRSGRAIAMLARLAPSIRQAVVAQVQTQLSPQQQQTFSRILGRLGSDRDVSSASQEEIPSGQNGTAPDSESQSETEAETTQGTQVTDKNEQSGKSISTGTGQQSPSSTSETSEVGTERDRNKTTSPFAKTSAPTQATDRNSENSPTSPTNSHQKGQSTHSQTSHPKQGNSSPQAKSTGVSGTASMQSDRKQGSPTSASKEGNSGEPIAANSRPPSPELPTPTARSQTTQALLEQVATAANSARQRFTDRITQGTEAIATSIQQQQAALLAAGERQSSAIQALFANARVQVGEIVTSAQAQLQTNASSHLATLQQGHATTLEQVATTFSSGQERAQTLGNTYAERSLQTADESAEQVQTRIQGMAQEARAIGQEKARVRGSTPEIAEAKARAANEIASDTATSITSGVSDAMRDLRSTGPEAARGFREQGQEAARQVGAGQAEVVNQLTTANQQTTTGIQQAVTQGSQALGNLGTQLTTQLASLEQTIQNQLQTQIAQKSQEIDRAGQQAITTFQQQGQQAIASGDEHLAQFNQQLAGMDIDPELATEVSGEIVGQVNGAYDNLIATTDGAFQQADSALTQAGTEVINAINAISTHASGQIQTFLGQARGQVTQQVGTISGQLGTTVNQVNTAGSSMVGQVATSLEGQIGQIESGFGQGSEQYQIALDEQVTSAEEQAREPRESLPERVDRGQHRAEERARHSLLDDPLGWIGDQLSDLWDMLSDPGFWVGLLVGVALALVVIAAVAAAPFTGGASLALLIAGMALAGGIAAVAGTIVSNITNHSFSNLFSGNLDWSRWSENVGTSFLIGALFGAGLAVAEVLGAGLIALSITAGVFTVVTNYFTGQPLDKNLVANMLLVGVLSKLFRLARGRVPGEEPPVRPPGEEPPVRPPGEEPPVRPPGEEPPGNKASDNRPPRTTELPPEEVSRLVSERKDGTFRLNRKHINNVEKIVGEPEATVAEHAAREAYAAERAANMTNVERVYMGREADTLINPDVAPGTELSADVVGITRQGRYVLIESKGTEILHGLEQLEYSANALGREQVVRYELVVAEQIRTPGFTIRNGTLHLNGQPYLINGKPVHVRTTTQSR